In Dehalococcoidia bacterium, the following proteins share a genomic window:
- a CDS encoding NYN domain-containing protein, which produces MGNQFPPSEGPTPIGPVGRAGTTFTRIAVFYDGGYFTEVSNYYKFGHPRRSRISLRGLQEFIRHLVAQRERVPVDFCLITEARYFRGRFSAATASARNRLLSDRVFDEVLINEGITPHYLLREERGERPRETGIDVWLALEAYDLAVQRRVDVIALIACDGDFVPLVRKVQGLGVRVLLLAWEFAYEETLEDGTRRLRETRVDSALSRTAIYPIPMHQVIDQGLALRDPRVENLFLFREEPLETLP; this is translated from the coding sequence ATGGGCAACCAGTTCCCCCCATCCGAAGGCCCCACCCCCATAGGCCCTGTCGGTCGCGCCGGCACCACCTTCACCCGCATCGCCGTGTTCTATGACGGCGGATATTTCACCGAGGTCTCCAACTACTACAAGTTCGGTCACCCTCGCCGCAGCCGCATCTCCCTCCGAGGATTGCAGGAGTTCATCCGACACCTGGTGGCACAGCGGGAGCGGGTCCCGGTGGACTTCTGCCTGATCACCGAAGCCCGTTACTTTCGGGGGCGGTTTTCGGCCGCCACCGCCAGTGCGCGCAACCGGCTCCTTTCCGACCGGGTGTTCGATGAGGTCCTCATCAACGAAGGCATCACCCCCCACTATCTTTTACGGGAGGAGCGCGGCGAGCGCCCCCGAGAGACGGGCATTGATGTGTGGTTGGCTTTGGAGGCCTATGACCTGGCAGTGCAGCGGCGGGTAGATGTCATCGCCCTTATCGCCTGTGATGGCGACTTCGTGCCCCTGGTGCGCAAAGTCCAGGGCTTGGGTGTACGGGTGCTTCTGCTGGCCTGGGAGTTCGCCTATGAGGAGACCTTGGAGGACGGCACCCGTCGCCTGCGGGAGACCCGCGTGGACAGCGCCCTCTCCCGCACTGCGATTTACCCCATCCCCATGCACCAGGTGATCGATCAGGGATTGGCCCTGCGCGACCCCCGCGTCGAGAACCTGTTCTTGTTCCGCGAGGAACCTCTGGAGACCCTTCCCTAA
- the lysA gene encoding diaminopimelate decarboxylase has protein sequence MNALEPLRHIFPLTAQATPAGHLAVGGCDVADLAERFGTPLYIFDEETLRHQCRSFRTAFQEAYPNSLVIYACKAYITPLLARLFQEEGLGLDVVSGGELAVARAVEFPPDTIYFHGNNKTPQELREALDYRIGRIVVDNFQELALLERLAAERGRVQPILLRITPGVDPHTHTHTTTGVVDSKFGFPLVDGQAREAVRRARASPHLALKGLHFHLGSPIFEVEPYVQAIAIAVDFAVQSGAPLEEFSPGGGFAIAYTRQQRPPTPADYARAIAAALREACARHALPLPRLVVEPGRAIVGPSAVALYRVGVVKVIPGVRTYVAVDGGMGDNIRPALYGAVYEAVAATKLFQTPDTPVTIAGKYCESGDILARDVLLPRLEPGDLIAMPCAGAYAPAMASTYNLNGRPAMVLVRNGTARLMRRRETPQDMMSLDIFP, from the coding sequence ATGAACGCTTTAGAGCCCCTCCGCCACATTTTCCCCCTGACCGCCCAGGCCACGCCCGCGGGCCACCTTGCCGTGGGCGGGTGCGATGTGGCAGATTTGGCCGAGCGCTTCGGCACCCCCCTCTACATCTTTGACGAAGAGACCCTGCGGCACCAGTGCCGCTCCTTCCGCACCGCCTTCCAGGAGGCCTACCCCAACTCCCTGGTGATTTACGCCTGTAAAGCCTACATCACCCCCCTCCTAGCCCGCCTCTTCCAGGAGGAGGGGTTGGGATTGGATGTGGTCTCTGGGGGGGAACTGGCCGTGGCTCGGGCTGTGGAGTTTCCCCCCGACACCATCTACTTCCACGGCAATAACAAGACCCCCCAGGAACTGCGGGAGGCCCTGGACTACCGCATCGGGCGCATTGTGGTGGACAACTTTCAGGAGTTGGCTCTGCTGGAGCGCCTGGCGGCAGAGCGGGGAAGGGTGCAACCCATCCTCCTCCGCATTACCCCTGGGGTGGATCCGCATACCCACACCCACACCACCACGGGGGTGGTGGACAGCAAGTTCGGCTTCCCCTTGGTGGACGGGCAGGCCCGAGAGGCGGTGCGCCGCGCGCGGGCCAGTCCCCACCTGGCCCTGAAGGGCCTGCACTTCCACCTCGGTTCCCCCATCTTTGAGGTGGAGCCCTATGTGCAGGCCATCGCCATCGCCGTGGACTTCGCCGTCCAGAGTGGTGCCCCCCTGGAGGAGTTCAGTCCAGGGGGAGGTTTTGCTATAGCCTACACACGCCAGCAGAGGCCCCCCACACCAGCCGACTACGCCCGCGCCATCGCTGCAGCCCTACGGGAAGCCTGCGCTCGCCACGCTCTGCCCCTTCCTCGCCTTGTGGTGGAACCCGGACGGGCTATCGTGGGCCCCAGCGCTGTGGCCCTGTATCGGGTCGGCGTGGTGAAGGTCATTCCCGGTGTGCGCACCTATGTGGCCGTGGACGGAGGCATGGGGGACAACATCCGCCCCGCCCTGTATGGGGCGGTATACGAGGCTGTGGCCGCCACCAAACTGTTCCAGACCCCCGATACCCCCGTTACCATTGCGGGGAAATACTGCGAGTCCGGGGACATCTTGGCGCGGGATGTGCTGCTCCCGCGCCTGGAGCCGGGCGACCTTATAGCCATGCCCTGTGCAGGGGCCTATGCCCCGGCGATGGCCAGCACCTACAACCTCAACGGACGGCCGGCGATGGTGCTGGTGCGCAACGGAACGGCGCGTTTGATGCGCCGTCGGGAGACCCCCCAGGATATGATGAGCCTGGACATCTTCCCTTAG
- a CDS encoding MBL fold metallo-hydrolase — translation MEIVPGVHAITVGQSPGPGLFPPNSYLIVGTRASALVDTGWNQPEHIQARLDYIQTLKPPPLIALILTHRHPDHMGGAAALSQATGAPIYSAPAEKPAIDQALEKQGVSIRVHHTPAHGQRLDLGGKEVEFIHSPGHTLGSLSVFLRPDGALFTGDTVLGMGTTVINPDEGDMALYLHTLRRLLDYPATVICPGHGPLVRNPKAKIQELLHHRLEREAQILSALRNAPKTLEALREEIYPELEARLHTLARNQLRTHLIKLEKEGRVARQGDTYRLVG, via the coding sequence ATGGAGATCGTGCCCGGTGTCCACGCTATCACTGTGGGGCAGAGCCCAGGCCCCGGTCTGTTCCCTCCCAATAGTTACCTGATCGTCGGCACCCGCGCCAGCGCCCTGGTGGACACCGGCTGGAACCAGCCCGAGCACATTCAGGCACGCCTGGACTACATCCAGACCCTCAAACCGCCCCCTCTCATCGCCCTCATCCTTACCCATCGCCATCCAGACCATATGGGGGGAGCGGCCGCCCTCTCCCAAGCCACGGGAGCACCTATCTATAGCGCCCCGGCTGAGAAGCCTGCCATTGACCAGGCCCTGGAAAAGCAGGGCGTCAGCATCCGCGTTCACCACACCCCAGCCCACGGCCAGCGCCTCGACCTGGGGGGTAAAGAGGTGGAGTTCATCCACTCCCCGGGACATACCCTGGGCAGCCTGAGCGTGTTCCTGCGTCCCGATGGAGCCCTCTTCACGGGAGATACTGTCCTCGGGATGGGCACCACCGTAATCAACCCCGATGAAGGCGACATGGCTCTCTATCTACACACCTTGCGTCGGCTCTTGGACTACCCCGCCACCGTCATCTGCCCTGGGCATGGCCCCCTGGTGCGCAACCCGAAGGCCAAAATCCAGGAACTCCTGCACCACCGTCTGGAGCGGGAGGCCCAAATCCTCTCGGCTTTACGCAACGCCCCCAAAACCCTGGAAGCCCTGCGGGAGGAGATCTACCCGGAACTGGAAGCGCGTTTGCACACCCTGGCCCGCAACCAACTGCGCACCCATCTCATCAAACTGGAGAAAGAGGGGCGCGTCGCCCGTCAGGGAGACACCTACCGCCTCGTAGGCTAA
- the speB gene encoding agmatinase, translating into MDGSRWPDVRPWRCSFFGAPICEDLERLDAQVVFIGVPFDQGTTNRPGARFGPHAVRQARVYDYFSLFEPEPPPAGGLYEVDVGTEILKGVTMADLGDINVAPSNWELALERLTRVVSRVIEKGAFPVVVGGDHTITFPVVRALERFAPLGIVHLDAHLDYTHDYQGVRYYHGSPIRRCAELPFVGPISHIGIRAVRRKPVEEARQRGNLIISADRFRALGPKGAAALVPSSAFLYISLDIDVLDPAVAPGTGTPVVGGLTYLEVRDFLREVARKGKVVGCDVVEVAPEYDHAQITALAASRLIVDILAAVFPPHPQP; encoded by the coding sequence ATGGACGGTTCCCGCTGGCCCGATGTGCGCCCCTGGCGGTGCTCCTTTTTCGGTGCGCCTATCTGCGAGGATCTGGAGCGCTTGGACGCACAAGTGGTTTTCATCGGCGTCCCCTTTGACCAGGGGACGACCAACCGCCCCGGGGCCCGGTTCGGCCCTCACGCCGTGCGGCAGGCCCGCGTCTACGACTATTTTTCTCTGTTCGAGCCGGAGCCCCCTCCCGCCGGGGGCCTGTATGAGGTGGACGTGGGCACCGAAATCCTCAAAGGCGTGACGATGGCCGACCTGGGGGATATCAATGTGGCCCCGTCCAACTGGGAGTTGGCTTTGGAGCGGCTGACACGGGTGGTGTCCCGTGTGATAGAGAAGGGGGCTTTCCCTGTGGTGGTGGGGGGCGACCATACCATCACTTTCCCCGTGGTGCGGGCTTTGGAGCGGTTTGCCCCCCTGGGCATTGTGCACCTGGATGCCCACTTGGACTATACCCACGACTACCAAGGGGTGCGCTACTACCACGGAAGCCCCATACGGCGGTGTGCGGAGTTGCCCTTCGTGGGGCCGATCAGCCACATTGGTATCCGAGCGGTGCGGCGCAAGCCCGTGGAGGAGGCGCGTCAGCGGGGAAACCTCATCATCTCTGCCGACCGCTTCCGCGCCCTGGGACCGAAGGGTGCCGCAGCCCTCGTGCCCTCTTCTGCTTTCCTTTACATCAGTTTGGATATTGATGTGCTTGACCCCGCTGTTGCCCCAGGCACGGGCACACCCGTGGTGGGGGGCTTGACCTACCTGGAGGTGCGGGATTTCCTGCGGGAGGTGGCGCGGAAAGGCAAGGTGGTGGGGTGCGATGTGGTAGAGGTGGCGCCGGAATACGACCACGCCCAAATCACAGCCCTGGCCGCCAGTCGGCTCATCGTGGACATCCTGGCGGCCGTTTTCCCACCTCACCCGCAACCGTAG
- a CDS encoding MFS transporter: protein MTTFGLSTRLGEALPVRTLTTVLALALGWVVLYMDRTTLSPLLPVIGREFSLTGTQQGAIASAYFFTYVALQVPSGLLGDRFGLKRVLMVMYTLAGLGMVGVGLFARSYLLFMAFIIVHAIGAGAYYSTSYGITVSSVPPQRRGMSSAIVTVGMASGLALGLSLSGVLYQAWGTWRAPFLVWGICTLAMVPLFALAVQGQRFTPPSPGGLGRVVRHRGLVLLGIANFFILWSQWVTLTWAPSFLYQERGLNLRQAGLYTAVVALPGVVGALLWGRLSDRIGRRRLLTLLLPFTMASLVGVALVRHPGLLALALGVYGLTGALALNPLMVAWAGDMALKRSDLGVGTAIAGLNALAVGSSIVAPVVSGRILDITRSLEGAFLLGAVWVVVGWAILWMVPEERSPKPATH, encoded by the coding sequence ATGACGACCTTTGGTCTCTCCACCCGGTTGGGTGAGGCCCTCCCGGTGCGGACTTTGACCACCGTGCTGGCCCTTGCGCTGGGCTGGGTGGTGCTCTACATGGATCGGACGACCCTGTCCCCCCTTTTGCCTGTCATCGGGAGGGAGTTCAGCCTGACGGGCACTCAGCAGGGGGCTATCGCCAGCGCCTACTTCTTCACCTATGTGGCGTTGCAGGTGCCGTCGGGTCTGCTGGGTGACCGCTTCGGCCTGAAACGGGTGCTGATGGTGATGTATACCCTGGCGGGATTGGGGATGGTCGGTGTGGGCCTATTTGCACGCTCGTATCTGCTGTTCATGGCGTTCATCATTGTGCACGCTATCGGGGCGGGGGCCTATTATTCCACATCCTATGGCATTACGGTGAGCAGTGTACCTCCCCAGCGGCGGGGGATGAGTAGTGCCATCGTAACGGTAGGGATGGCGTCGGGGTTGGCTTTGGGGCTATCCCTGTCGGGGGTGCTCTACCAAGCATGGGGAACGTGGCGTGCGCCCTTTTTGGTGTGGGGCATCTGCACGCTAGCGATGGTTCCCCTTTTTGCGCTGGCCGTCCAGGGTCAGAGGTTCACCCCGCCATCGCCCGGGGGTTTGGGGCGCGTGGTGCGCCATCGGGGTCTCGTGCTGTTGGGCATCGCCAACTTTTTTATCCTTTGGAGCCAATGGGTTACCCTTACCTGGGCACCCAGTTTCCTTTATCAGGAGCGGGGGCTGAACTTGCGCCAGGCGGGGCTGTATACGGCCGTGGTGGCCTTGCCGGGAGTGGTGGGGGCATTACTGTGGGGGCGTCTCTCGGACCGAATCGGTAGACGCCGTCTCTTGACCCTGTTGCTTCCATTCACGATGGCCAGCCTGGTGGGGGTCGCCCTTGTTCGGCACCCGGGCCTGCTGGCTCTGGCCTTGGGGGTATACGGCTTGACGGGGGCCTTGGCCCTGAACCCCCTGATGGTCGCCTGGGCGGGGGACATGGCTCTCAAGCGCTCGGACCTGGGGGTAGGCACGGCTATCGCCGGCCTTAACGCTCTGGCGGTGGGGAGTTCTATTGTGGCGCCAGTGGTGAGTGGACGCATTCTTGACATAACCCGTTCCTTGGAAGGGGCTTTTTTGTTGGGGGCTGTGTGGGTGGTGGTGGGATGGGCCATCCTGTGGATGGTGCCGGAGGAAAGGTCCCCAAAACCTGCAACACACTAA